A single region of the Melospiza georgiana isolate bMelGeo1 chromosome 7, bMelGeo1.pri, whole genome shotgun sequence genome encodes:
- the LOC131085640 gene encoding UDP-glucuronosyltransferase 1A1-like: MALGLSASPPGVLLLLSLLGLAAAGKLLVVPVDGSHWLSMREVLDTLQQKGHEVVVVAPKVTLHIKPSENFVMKMYPVPYTQEDMEKDFKAFFQASFEEGSFFERFLKVYRGMKRITDLEFSSCEQLLQNKDLIRYLEESKFDAVLTDPFVPCGVILAEHLSLPSIYFLRGIPCGLDFEATQCPKPPSYVPRVFTDLTDRMTFLQRVKNLLFDIPSIFLCDFAFEPYSKLASEFLQREVTVLDLLRKGSVWLLRLEFVLDYPRPLMPNIIPIGGVNCAHKELPQSCSTAAMGPGSPRDDMERVREGQQALSVGKEKPLQV, encoded by the exons atggccctggggctCAGTGCTTCTCCACCAGGTGTGcttctgctcctgtccctgctgggtcTGGCTGCCGCTGGGAAGCTCCTGGTGGTGCCAGTGGATGGGAGCCACTGGCTCAGCATGCGGGAGGTGCTGGATACGCTCCAGCAGAAGGGACATGAGGTGGTTGTAGTGGCACCTAAAGTGACTTTGCACATCAAACCATCCGAGAACTTTGTGATGAAAATGTACCCGGTCCCCTACACACAGGAAGATATGGAGAAAGATTTTAAGGCGTTCTTCCAGGCTTCATTTGAAGAAGGATctttttttgaaagatttttaaaagtgtacAGAGGTATGAAAAGAATCACTGACTTGGAGTTCTCCAGCTGTGAACAGCTCTTGCAAAACAAAGACCTCATCAGGTACCTTGAGGAGAGCAAGTTTGATGCTGTACTTACAGACCCTTTTGTGCCCTGTGGGGTAATCCTAGCTGAGcatctttcccttccttctatCTATTTCTTACGAGGAATCCCATGTGGGTTAGATTTTGAAGCCACTCAGTGTCCCAAGCCTCCTTCCTACGTCCCCAGGGTATTTACAGACCTTACAGACCGCATGACTTTTCTCCAGCGAGTGAAGAATCTGCTCTTTGATATCCCAAGCATTTTCCTCTGTGATTTTGCCTTTGAACCCTACTCAAAACTGGCTTCAGAGTTCCTGCAGCGGGAGGTGACCGTGCTGGATCTCTTACGCAAGGGCTCTGTTTGGCTCCTGAGGTTGGAATTTGTGCTCGACTACCCAAGGCCTTTGATGCCCAACATCATTCCAATAGGAGGAGTAAACTGTGCTCACAAGGAGCTGCCTCAG AGCTGTTCCACAGCTGCCATGGGGCCTGGGTCTCCTAGAGATGACATGGAAAGGGTGAGAGAGGGGCAACAGGCCTTGAGTGTGGGAAAGGAGAAGCCTCTGCAGGTCTGA
- the LOC131085642 gene encoding UDP-glucuronosyltransferase 1A1-like, translating to MALGLRASPPAVLLLLSLLGLATAGKLLVVPVDGSHWLSMREVLDMLQKKGHEVVVVAPEVSMHIKPSENFVMKMYPVPYKKEEMEKDFKAFFHGSFEEGIFFERFFHILEGMKRITNFGVSSCEQLLQNKDLIRYLEESKFDAVLTDPFVPCGVILAEHLSLPAVYFLRGIPCGLDFEATQCPNPPSYVPRVFTHLTDRMTFLQRVKNLLFDIPNAFLCDFAFEPYSKLASEFLQREVTVLDLLRKGSVWLLRLEFVLDYPRPLMPNIIPIGGVNCAHKELPQAAVSSGFKMVLS from the exons ATGGCCCTGGGGCTCAGAGCTTCTCCAccagctgtgcttctgctcctgtccctgctgggtcTGGCTACTGCTGGGAAGCTCCTGGTGGTGCCAGTGGATGGGAGCCACTGGCTCAGCATGCGCGAGGTGCTGGATATGCTCCAGAAGAAGGGACATGAGGTGGTTGTAGTGGCACCTGAAGTCTCCATGCACATCAAACCATCAGAGAACTTTGTGATGAAAATGTACCCGGTCCCCTAcaaaaaggaagagatggagaaAGATTTTAAGGCATTTTTTCATGGTTCATTTGAAGAAGgaattttctttgaaagattttttcatATACTTGAAGGTATGAAAAGAATCACTAACTTTGGGGTCTCCAGCTGTGAACAGCTCTTGCAAAACAAAGACCTCATCAGGTACCTTGAGGAGAGCAAGTTTGATGCTGTCCTTACAGACCCTTTTGTGCCCTGTGGGGTAATCCTAGCTGAGCAtctttcccttcctgctgtgtATTTCTTACGAGGAATCCCATGTGGGTTAGATTTTGAAGCCACTCAGTGTCCCAATCCTCCTTCCTACGTCCCCAGGGTATTTACACACCTTACAGACCGCATGACTTTTCTCCAGCGAGTGAAGAATCTGCTCTTTGATATCCCAAATGCTTTCCTCTGTGATTTTGCCTTTGAACCCTACTCAAAACTGGCTTCAGAGTTCCTGCAGCGGGAGGTGACCGTGCTGGATCTCTTACGCAAGGGCTCTGTTTGGCTCCTGAGGTTGGAATTTGTGCTCGACTACCCAAGGCCTTTGATGCCCAACATCATTCCAATAGGAGGAGTAAACTGTGCTCACAAGGAGCTGCCTCAG GCAGCAGTCTCTTCTGGTTTTAAAATGGTTCTCAGTTGA
- the LOC131085643 gene encoding UDP-glucuronosyltransferase 1A1-like yields the protein MALGLSASPPAVLLLLSLLGLAAAGKLLVVPVDGSHWLSMREVLDILRQRGHEVVVVAPEVALHIKPSKNFVMKMYPVPYTQEDLKKQFQAFFHFSFEQGSFLERFVKAYQGIKRITYFGVTSCGHLLENKELIRYLEESKFDAVLTDPVLLCGAILAKHLSLPAVYFLRGIPCGLDFEATQCPKPPSYVPRGFTQFTDHMTFLQRVKNLLHDIPDIFLCDFAFEPYSKLASDFLQQDVTVLDLLRQASVWLMRSDFVLEYPRPLMPNIIPIGGVNCAHKELPQFSVNFSNVVLIFTSSSHAPPATT from the exons atggccctggggctCAGTGCTTCTCCAccagctgtgcttctgctcctgtccctgctgggtctggctgctgctggcaagcTCCTGGTGGTGCCAGTGGATGGAAGCCACTGGCTCAGCATGCGGGAGGTGCTGGACATCCTGAGGCAGAGGGGACATGAGGTGGTTGTAGTGGCACCTGAAGTGGCTTTGCACATCAAACCATCCAAGAACTTTGTGATGAAAATGTACCCGGTCCCCTACACACAGGAAGATTTGAAGAAACAATTCCaggcattttttcatttttcatttgaacaaGGATCTTTTCTGGAAAGATTTGTTAAAGCCTACCAGGGTATCAAAAGAATCACTTACTTTGGAGTCACCAGCTGTGGACATCTCCTGGAAAACAAGGAGCTCATCAGGTACCTTGAGGAGAGCAAGTTTGATGCCGTCCTTACAGACCCTGTCCTACTATGTGGGGCAATCCTGGCGAAGCAcctttcccttcctgctgtgtATTTCTTACGAGGAATCCCTTGTGGCTTAGATTTTGAAGCCACTCAGTGTCCCAAGCCTCCTTCCTATGTCCCCAGGGGATTTACACAATTTACAGACCACATGACCTTTCTTCAGCGAGTGAAGAATCTGCTTCATGATATCCCAGATATTTTTCTCTGCGATTTTGCCTTTGAACCCTACTCAAAACTGGCTTCAGACTTCCTGCAGCAAGATGTGACTGTGCTGGATCTCTTACGCCAGGCTTCGGTTTGGCTCATGAGGTCAGATTTTGTGCTAGAGTATCCAAGGCCTTTGATGCCCAACATCATTCCAATTGGAGGAGTAAACTGTGCTCACAAGGAGCTGCCTCAG TTCTCTGTGAACTTCTCCAACGTGGTTCTAATTTTCACGAGTAGCAGTCATGCCCCACCTGCTACAACATGA
- the LOC131085639 gene encoding LOW QUALITY PROTEIN: UDP-glucuronosyltransferase 1A1-like (The sequence of the model RefSeq protein was modified relative to this genomic sequence to represent the inferred CDS: deleted 2 bases in 1 codon) gives MALGLRASPPAVLLHLSLLGLAGAAGKLLVVPMDGSHWLSIREVLNMLQQKGHEVVVVAPEVSLHIKPSKNFVMKMYSVPFTQEELEKAFKAFFRGSFEEGWILQRLLKVYEGMKTLTDCWITSCEQLLQNKELIRYLEESKFDAILTDPVAACGLILAEHLSLPSIYFLRGAPCGLDLDARLCPSPPSYIPRSFSDLTDRMTFLQRVKNLLFDIPNVFLCDFAFEPYSKLASEFLQREVTMLDLLRKGSVWLLRMDFVLEYPRPLMPNIIPIGGVNCAHKELPQAAVSSGF, from the exons atggccctgggaCTCAGAGCTTCTCCACCAGCTGTGCTTCTGCACCTGTCCCTGTTGGgtctggctggc gctgctgggaaGCTTCTGGTGGTGCCGATGGATGGGAGCCACTGGCTCAGCATCCGGGAGGTGCTGAACATGCTCCAGCAGAAGGGACATGAGGTGGTCGTGGTGGCACCTGAAGTGAGTTTGCACATCAAACCATCCAAGAACTTTGTGATGAAAATGTACTCAGTCCCCTTCACACAGGAAGAGTTGGAGAAAGCATTCAAGGCATTTTTTCGTGGTTCATTTGAAGAAGGTTGGATTTTACAGAGATTATTGAAAGTGTACGAGGGTATGAAAACCCTCACTGACTGTTGGATCACCAGCTGTGAGCAGCTTCTGCAAAACAAGGAACTCATCAGGTATCTTGAGGAGAGCAAGTTTGATGCAATTCTTACAGACCCGGTAGCAGCTTGTGGGTTGATCCTGGCTGAAcatctttcccttccttctatCTATTTCTTACGAGGAGCCCCATGTGGGTTAGACCTAGATGCCAGGCTGTGTCCCAGTCCTCCTTCCTACATCCCCAGGTCATTTTCAGACCTTACAGACCGCATGACTTTTCTCCAGCGAGTGAAGAATCTGCTCTTTGACATCCCAAACGTTTTCCTCTGTGATTTTGCCTTTGAACCCTACTCAAAACTGGCTTCAGAGTTCCTGCAGCGGGAGGTGACCATGCTGGATCTCTTACGCAAGGGCTCTGTTTGGCTCCTGAGGATGGATTTTGTGCTAGAGTATCCAAGGCCTTTGATGCCCAACATCATTCCAATTGGAGGAGTAAACTGTGCTCACAAGGAGCTGCCTCAG GCAGCTGTTTCTTCTGGCTTTTAA